In Leclercia pneumoniae, the genomic window CTGAAGCGCGCAAAGTGAAGTGGATGCTGGACGTCGATCCCATCGAAAGCTGAACCGCAATGAGAGGGGGATCGTAAAATTCAATGTGCATCACACTTTTTATGAAAATTCTGTAACCGATTCCATAAACTATCTGATAAAAAATGGGGTAATTCAGTAGATCGGTGATGCGCCTGTGAGGAGAAGACGTTGAAGTCCAGGAAAGAGGTTGCTCCGGCGACCATGAAAGATGTTGCCCTGAAGGCGAAAGTCTCGACGGCAACCGTATCCCGCGCATTAATGAACCCCGATAAAGTCTCTCAATCTACGCGCAATCGCGTAGAACAGGCGGCTCTCGAGGTAGGTTATCTGCCTCAGGCAATGGGACGTAACGTCAAACGTAACGAATCCCGCACCATTCTGGTCATCGTGCCGGATATCTGCGATCCCTTCTTTAGCGAAATCATTCGCGGTATTGAAGTCACCGCTGCGGCGAAAGGCTATCTGGTGCTGATTGGCGATTGTGCTCATCAAAATCAGCAGGAAAAGACCTTTATCGATTTGATCATTACCAAGCAGATCGACGGCATGTTACTGCTCGGTTCACGCTTGCCTTTCGATGCCAGCATCGCAGAGCAACGCAATCTGCCGCCGATGGTCATGGCTAATGAATTTGCGCCTGAACTGGAGCTGCCGACGGTTCACATTGATAACCTCACCGCCGCCTTTAATGCCGTAAATTATCTGCAAGAGCTGGGGCATAAACGCATTGGCTGCATCGCCGGGCCAGAAGAGATGCCGCTGTGTCACTACCGCCTGCAGGGATACGTCCAGGCGCTGCGCCGTGCGGGCGCAACGGTGGATCCCCACTACATCGCCCGCGGCGATTTTACCTTTGCTGCTGGCGGGCTGGCGTTAGAGACGCTGCTGGCGCTGCCGGAACCGCCAACGGCGGTCTTCTGCCATAGCGATGTAATGGCGCTGGGGGCGCTCTCCTGTGCCAAACGCCAGGGTCTGCGGGTGCCCCAGGATCTCTCCATCATCGGTTTTGATAACATCTCCTTGTCTGAGTTTTGCGATCCGCCGCTCTCAACCGTGGCCCAACCTCGCTTTGAGATTGGCCGTGAAGCGATGCTCCTGCTGCTCGATCAGCTGAATGGCCAGACGGTCAGCAGTGGATCGCGTTTACTGGATTGCGAATTGATCGTTCGCGGTTCTACGCGGGCGCTGACGTAAATCAGACTCCCTTATCTGGTCAAAGGCCCGTCGCTTAAGTAACATGACGGGCTGACAAACGAATAAATACAGCGAAACGATAGTGGCACAACGAGATTATGTACGTCGCGGCCAGCCGGCACCTTCGCGACGCAAAAAGAGTAGCCCAAAGAAACAGCAACGGAACCTGCCTGCTGTCTCGCCTGCGATGATCGCAATTGCCGCGGCTGTCGTGGTGGCTTTTATTGGCGGCCTGTACTTTATTACGCATCATAAAAAAGAAGAGACTGAGGCACTTCAGGGCAGCAAAGTCGCCGGAAACGGCCTGCCGCCAAAACCTGAAGAGCGCTGGCGTTATATCAAAGAGCTGGAAAGTCGCCAGCCAGGCGTGCGTGCGCCAACCGAACCCTCCGCCGGAGGGGAGGTGAAGAACGCCGATCAGCTCACGAACGAACAGCGTCAGCTATTGGCTCAGATGCAGGCCGACATGCGCCAGCAGCCAACGCAGCTGAACGAAGTCCCGTGGAATGAACAAACGCCCGCACAGCGTCAGCAAACGTTGCAGCGTCAGCGTCAGGCTCAGGTCCAACAGCAACAACAGCAGCAGCAGTGGTCGCAAACCCAGCCGGTACAGCAGCCTCGCACGCAGCCGCGCGTGACGGAACAGCCTTATCAGCAGCCGCAGCAGCAAACGCGCACGGTACAGACGCAGCCTGCCCAGCAGCCAAAAGCGCAGCCGCAAAAGCAAGCGGCCCAGCCGTATCAGGATTTGCTGCAAACACCGGCGCATACCACCGCACAGCAGCCGAAAACGCAGCAGGCCGCACCGGTTACCAAAGAGACCGAGGCGCCGAAGCAAACGGCTGAGAAAAAAGATGAACGTCGCTGGATGGTACAGTGTGGTTCCTTTAAAGGGGCAGAGCAGGCGGAAACCGTACGTGCCCAGCTGGCGTTTGAAGGATTTGATTCACGCATCACCACCAATAACGGCTGGAATCGCGTGGTAATCGGCCCGGTGAAAGGCAAAGAAAATGCCGATGGCACCATTTCCCGTCTGAAAGTCGCGGGCCACACAAACTGTATCCGACTCGCATCCGGGGGTTGAAACCCCCAAAATCTCCCCCATCTATCATTCTATTCAGCCCTGAGCACTGGCTCAGGGCATCTGTTTCCCGAATTTGTAACCAGGGGGTCTGCTCGTGACAACAATAGTAAGTGTACGCCGTAACGGCCAGGTGGTGATTGCCGGTGATGGCCAGGCCACGCTGGGTAATACCGTCATGAAGGGCAACGTGAAAAAAGTTCGCCGTCTGTATAACGACAAAGTGATCGCCGGTTTTGCGGGCGGCACTGCGGATGCCTTCACGCTGTTCGAGCTGTTCGAACGTAAACTGGAAATGCACCAGGGTCATCTGGTGAAAGCCGCCGTTGAGCTGGCGAAAGACTGGCGTACCGATCGTATGCTGCGCAAGCTTGAAGCGCTGCTGGCAGTGGCGGATGAAAACGCGTCGCTGATCATCACCGGTAACGGTGACGTCGTGCAGCCAGAAAATGATCTGATTGCTATCGGCTCTGGCGGTCCGTATGCCCAGGCCGCAGCCCGCGCACTGTTGGAAAACACCGACATGAACGCGCGCGATATCGCTGTGAAGGCGTTGGATATTGCAGGTGATATCTGCATTTATACCAACCACAACCACACCATTGAAGAATTACCGTCTAAAGCGTAAGGATCGCCCATGTCTGAAATGACCCCACGCGAAATTGTCAGCGAACTGAACAAACACATTATTGGCCAGGACAACGCTAAGCGCTCCGTGGCGATTGCCCTGCGTAACCGCTGGCGCCGTATGCAGCTTGACGAAGATCTGCGCCACGAAGTGACCCCAAAAAACATTCTGATGATCGGCCCGACCGGTGTCGGTAAAACCGAAATCGCTCGTCGTCTGGCAAAGTTGGCCAATGCGCCGTTTATCAAAGTCGAAGCGACCAAGTTCACCGAAGTGGGCTACGTAGGTAAAGAAGTGGATTCCATCATCCGCGATCTGACCGACTCTGCGATTAAAATGGTGCGCGTGCAGTCCATCCAGAAAAACCGTTATCGCGCCGAAGAGATGGCCGAAGAACGTGTTCTCGACGTCCTGATCCCACCGGCGAAGAACAACTGGGGCCAGGCAGAACAGCCTCAGGAGCCCTCTGCAGCACGCCAGGCATTCCGTAAAAAACTGCGCGAAGGCCAGCTGGATGACAAAGAGATTGAGATCGATCTCGCTGCGGCACCGATGGGCGTTGAAATCATGTCTCCACCAGGCATGGAAGAGATGACCAGCCAGCTGCAGTCTATGTTCCAGAACCTGGGCGGCCAGAAACAAAAACCGCGTAAGCTGAAAATCAAAGATGCGATGAAGCTGCTGATTGAAGAAGAAGCGGCAAAACTGGTTAACCCGGAAGAGCTGAAGCAGGACGCGATCGACGCCGTTGAACAGCACGGTATCGTGTTTATCGATGAGATCGATAAAATCTGTAAGCGCGGCGAATCCTCCGGCCCGGATGTTTCTCGCGAAGGCGTACAGCGTGACCTGCTGCCGCTGGTGGAAGGCTGCACCGTCTCCACTAAGCACGGCATGGTGAAAACCGACCATATTCTGTTTATCGCCTCCGGCGCATTCCAGGTGGCGAAGCCCTCTGATCTGATCCCGGAACTGCAGGGTCGTCTGCCAATCCGTGTAGAACTGCAGGCGCTGACCACAGAAGATTTCGAGCGCATCCTGACCGAACCTAACGCCTCTGTAACCGTACAGTACAAGGCGCTGATGGCGACCGAAGGGGTGAATATCGAATTCACCGAAGACGGTATCAAACGTATCGCTCAGGCCGCATGGCAGGTGAACGAAACCACCGAAAACATCGGTGCACGTCGTCTGCATACCGTGCTGGAGCGTCTGATGGAAGATATCTCTTACGATGCCAGCGATCTCAATGGTCAGAGTATTACCATTGATGCCGACTATGTGAGTAAGCACCTTGATGCTTTAGTAGCAGATGAAGATCTGAGCCGTTTTATCCTATAATCGCGTTCATTGCATTTTCATCACAAACGATGGGGCTGAAAAGCCCCATTTTTATTGGCACATAATAACGATGACTGAAATCAGCCGTACGCAAGCCTGGCTAGAAAGCCTGCGCCCAAAGACTCTCCCACTCGCCTTTGCTGCCATTGTGGTAGGCACGGCCCTCGCGTGGTGGCAGGGTCATTTTGATCCTCTTGTTGCCTTGCTGGCGTTGATTACCGCTGGCTTACTGCAAATTCTCTCTAACCTCGCCAACGACTATGGCGATGCCGTAAAAGGCAGCGACAAACCCGATCGTATCGGACCTTTGCGCGGCATGCAGAAAGGGGTCATTACTCAGGAACAGATGAAACGGGCCCTGATTATCACCGTGGTGCTGATTTGTCTGTCCGGGCTGGCGCTGGTTTCGGTTGCATCAAAAACCTTTAGCGATTTTATCGGCTTTCTGGTGTTGGGTTTGCTCGCCATTATCGCGGCCATTACCTACACGGTCGGCACCCGACCTTATGGCTACATTGGTCTGGGCGATATTTCAGTGCTGGTCTTTTTCGGCTGGCTGAGCGTAATGGGCAGCTGGTATCTGCAGGCTCATACGCTGATTCCTGCCCTGTTCTTGCCAGCGACCGCCTGCGGTCTGCTGGCGACGGCAGTGCTGAATATTAATAACCTGCGTGATATCGACAGCGACCGCGTGAACGGCAAAAACACCCTGGCGGTGCGTTTAGGCCCGGTGAATGCCCGTCGCTACCACGCCTGCCTGCTGATCGGCGCGCTGGGTTGCCTGGCGTTATTCAACCTGATTTCGCTGCAGAGCGTGTGGGGCTGGCTGTTTATTCTGGCGGCGCCGCTGCTGATTAAACAGGCGCGTTATGTCATGCGCGAACAACGTGCAGAGGCCATGCCCCCGATGCTCGAACGTACCGTAAAAGGGGCGCTGCTGACTAACCTGTTGTTCGTTATCGGTATTGTGCTCAGTCAGACGCTGAGTTAACTGACAAATATCAATTAACAATTGATGATTTTGCCAACAATGCCTTTCGCGCGATATACTGAAATCACTCGCAGCAACAGAGCGTTAAGCCTATGAAATACGATACCTCCGAGCTTTGCGACATCTATCAGGAAGATGTCAACGTCGTAGAACCCCTGTTCTCCAATTTTGGTGGACGGTCGTCATTCGGCGGTCAAATCATCACGGTGAAATGTTTCGAGGACAACGGGTTGCTGTATGATCTGCTCGAACAGAACGGCCGTGGCCGCATTCTGCTGGTCGATGGCGGCGGCTCCGTGCGTCGTGCGTTAATCGATGCCGACCTGGCGCGTCTTGCTACGCAGAACGAATGGGAAGGGATTGTGGTCTACGGCTCCGTGCGCCAGGTGGACGATCTGGAAGACCTGGATATCGGCATCCAGGCTATCGCAGCCATTCCGGTGGGGGCTGCGGGTGATGGCATCGGCGAAAGCGATGTACGCGTCAATTTCGGCGGCGTCACCTTCTTCTCTGGCGATCATCTGTATGCCGACAATACCGGGATTATCCTTTCTGAGGATGCGCTGGATATTGAGTAACGAAAAAGGCCATCGGCAAACCGGATGGCCTTTTTCTTTTATTTGTCCTCACCCGATTCATAATAGGTGATACGAATTTCATACGTTCCCTTCCGCTCCTCGACAGCAATCCCCATCTGAACACGACGGTCGGGATAGCTATCAATATAAGCGTTGAGCTTTTCAGCTATCGACTGGATTTTATCCCCTTCAATATCCGTAAACGTAAGCGTACTGATCTGCAAGCCACTTCCCTCATCGGCGTGACGGGAGAAATACCAGTGCGATGCAAGCTTGGGTGCCTGCCTGAGCGGTTCAGGTGTTAATAAATAATATTGAAGAAAATCTCGTTGCGTGTATTCCTCATCCATGAAGGAACGCGTCATTAAAAGACAATAAAGTATCGCCAGCGCAGAGAACGTTAAAATAAGGAAATATTTCTTCATATGCGCAATTCACGAATGATATGGGGATCGGCCACTGGCTCGATCAATGACATAAAAGCCGGCAGGCTCCCAGAGTAGGGTTGGTGTGTACAGCTTGTATCGGCAGGGTCAGGGAAAAGTAAAGGGAGCACGCTTTTATTCTTAAACTGTCCAACTGGACCATAATAATCCCAGATACGCCATGCCTGCTCTTTGGGACATATATGAAGAAAAGAAGTGTAATCCGTGTAGTCCACTGCCTGGCAAAAGCCGAACAGATTGGAAACTAAATCCTCTGCACTGTATCCGCTGTCGGTTATGACGACATACGGCCAACAGGCCTGTAATGACTCAAACTGATGTGAAGTACTCATAAAGATGGATAACGCGACCCCCTTTAATACCCTGTCACTCAGCCCTCTTCTCACTAAGAAGCCTCGGTATATACCTGTAGTAGACTGAGCCCCCCACCATTTTTTCGACATACTCTGATGGTAGGTCACTTCAAACCATTCATTATCTCCACCGCGCCGCATCGTCATTTGTTGCCATAAACGTTCGGCTCCAGCGGGATTGGCGTGCCCCAAATCGATCCACCCTAAATTTTCCGTATAAATGAGACCGTACTGAGATTCCCGGGTGATATATCTATATTGTTATCAATAATATAGCTTCGTTTCGTCATCTCGCGCTCCGTGTGAGTTGTCGTATCAAGCGAATCTATTTCGATGAAATAAAAAAGGCACGCATTTAGCGTGCCTTTTGTACGAATTCGGAATTACACTTCTTCCATACGTCCCAGAAGTGCCTGCAGACGATCCTGCCAGCCACTCTGCTGTTCGCGCAGCTGGTTGTTTTCACGCTCCAGCTCTTCACGACCGTGCTGTGCAGCCTGAACATCCTGCGCCAGCGCGTTGTTTTTTTCTTTCAGCTCTTCGATTTCCATCTGCAGCAGCGTGATGGTGTCAATCGCCTGCTGTACTTTCGATTCCAGTTTCTCAAACACTTCTAAAGACATGATCCTACCTCTCCTGAATTGCAAGGCGACGCTTCAATGTAAACGCGCAAGACATATGTTCCGATTGTATGGAGCGCCGTCGCCCCTGTCCAGCGGCAAGCCGCGTAGATCGCGGTTTGACACACTTTTCGGCCTCGTCCTGGTGCATTCGCGTCACCTACCCCTTAATTGTTAATACTTTAGTTAACAAAATGGTCCATCTCATACACCAGACTTATCCTTAAATGCGCTTCATGGCGCGAAAACGCTCATTTTATTGACGCAGCACACACATTTTAAGTTCGATATTTCTCGTTTTTGCTCGTTAACGATAAATTAACACTGTGTCTACAGGACATGGTGGTCAGCGCTAAGCTGACCGCGCTAACAATAACCATTAATTATTCTTCAGGATCCGATTATGAGTGAAACATCAACCTTAAAAGGCCAGTGCATTGCCGAGTTCCTTGGTACCGGGTTGTTGATTTTCTTCGGAGTGGGATGCGTCGCTGCACTGAAAGTGGCAGGTGCCAGTTTCGGGCAGTGGGAAATCAGTATTATCTGGGGTCTGGGTGTGGCGATGGCCATTTACCTGACTGCAGGGGTATCTGGTGCACATCTTAATCCGGCGGTGACCATCGCGCTGTGGCTGTTTGCGTGCTTTGATGGACGCAAAGTGGCTCCGTTTATTCTTTCGCAATTTGCCGGCGCGTTTTGCGCAGCGGCATTAGTTTACGGGCTTTATTACAATCTTTTCATCGACTTCGAGCAGACGCACCACATGGTGCGCGGCAGTGCCGAAAGTCTGGATCTGGCGGGAATTTTCTCCACTTATCCGAACCCGCACATCAATTTCGTGCAGGCCTTCGCGGTTGAAATGGTGATTACCGCTATTCTGATGGGCGTCATTATGGCGCTGGGTGATGATGGCAACGGCATTCCACGCGGGCCGCTGGCACCGCTGCTGATTGGTTTGTTAATTGCGGTAATTGGTGCCTCAATGGGGCCACTGACCGGCTTCGCCATGAACCCGGCGCGCGATCTGGGACCCAAAACCTTCGCCTTCTTCGCGGGCTGGGGCAGTGTGGCCTTTACCGGTGCTAAAGACATTCCTTACTTCCTGGTGCCGCTGTTCGGCCCTATCGTCGGGGCTTCTCTTGGGGCGTTCGGCTATCGTAAGCTGATTGGCCGCCACCTGCCGTGCGACACCTGCGTAGTTGAGGAGAAAGACACCGCCTCTGCTACTGAATCAAAAGCTTCGCTGTAATCTGACTACGGGACTCTAAACATGACCGACAAAAAATATATCGTTGCGCTCGACCAGGGCACTACCAGCTCCCGCGCTGTCGTAATGGATCATGACGCGAACATCGTCAGTGTTTCACAGCGCGAATTTGAACAAATTTACCCGCGTCCAGGCTGGGTGGAACACGACCCGATGGAGATCTGGGCATCACAAAGCTCTACCCTGGTAGAAGTGCTGGCGAAAGCCGATATCAGTTCCGATGAAATTGCCGCGATCGGCATTACTAACCAGCGCGAAACTGCCATTGTCTGGGAGCGCGAGACCGGTAAGCCGATTTACAACGCCATCGTCTGGCAGTGCCGTCGTACCTCCGAGATCTGCGAAAAACTGAAGCGCGACGGCATGGAAGAGTACATCCGCAGCGCTACCGGCCTGGTGGTTGACCCTTACTTCTCTGGCACCAAGGTGAAGTGGATTCTGGATCACGTAGAAGGCTCACGCGAGCGGGCAAAACGCGGTGAATTGCTGTTCGGCACCGTCGATACCTGGCTTATCTGGAAGATGACCCAGGGGCGCGTTCACGTTACCGACTACACCAACGCCTCGCGTACCATGCTGTTTAACATTCACGATCTGGACTGGGACGATAAGCTCCTGGATGCGTTGGATATCCCGCGCGCCATGCTGCCGCAGGTGCGTAAATCATCAGAAGTGTACGGCCAGACCAATATTGGCGGTAAAGGTGGCACCCGTATTCCTATCGCCGGCATTGCCGGGGACCAACAGGCGGCGCTGTTTGGCCAGCTGTGCGTCAAAGAAGGGATGGCTAAGAACACCTACGGCACCGGCTGCTTTATGCTGATGAACACCGGCGAGAAGGCGGTGAAGTCTGAGCACGGCCTGCTGACCACCATCGCCTGCGGTCCACGCGGCGAAGTGAACTACGCCCTGGAAGGGGCCGTGTTCATGGCAGGGGCATCCATTCAGTGGCTGCGCGACGAAATGAAGCTCATCAGCGATGCCTTCGACTCAGAATATTTCGCCACCAAGGTGAAAGACACCAACGGCGTGTACGTGGTGCCGGCATTTACCGGGCTGGGCGCCCCTTACTGGGACCCGTATGCCCGCGGTGCGATTTTCGGCCTGACGCGTGGCGTGAACTCGAACCACATTATTCGTGCCACGCTGGAGTCCATTGCCTACCAGACGCGCGACGTACTGGAAGCGATGCAGGCTGACTCCGGCATTCGTCTGCACGCGCTGCGTGTCGATGGCGGCGCGGTTGCCAACAACTTCCTGATGCAGTTCCAGTCCGATATCCTCG contains:
- the cytR gene encoding DNA-binding transcriptional regulator CytR; the protein is MKSRKEVAPATMKDVALKAKVSTATVSRALMNPDKVSQSTRNRVEQAALEVGYLPQAMGRNVKRNESRTILVIVPDICDPFFSEIIRGIEVTAAAKGYLVLIGDCAHQNQQEKTFIDLIITKQIDGMLLLGSRLPFDASIAEQRNLPPMVMANEFAPELELPTVHIDNLTAAFNAVNYLQELGHKRIGCIAGPEEMPLCHYRLQGYVQALRRAGATVDPHYIARGDFTFAAGGLALETLLALPEPPTAVFCHSDVMALGALSCAKRQGLRVPQDLSIIGFDNISLSEFCDPPLSTVAQPRFEIGREAMLLLLDQLNGQTVSSGSRLLDCELIVRGSTRALT
- the ftsN gene encoding cell division protein FtsN is translated as MAQRDYVRRGQPAPSRRKKSSPKKQQRNLPAVSPAMIAIAAAVVVAFIGGLYFITHHKKEETEALQGSKVAGNGLPPKPEERWRYIKELESRQPGVRAPTEPSAGGEVKNADQLTNEQRQLLAQMQADMRQQPTQLNEVPWNEQTPAQRQQTLQRQRQAQVQQQQQQQQWSQTQPVQQPRTQPRVTEQPYQQPQQQTRTVQTQPAQQPKAQPQKQAAQPYQDLLQTPAHTTAQQPKTQQAAPVTKETEAPKQTAEKKDERRWMVQCGSFKGAEQAETVRAQLAFEGFDSRITTNNGWNRVVIGPVKGKENADGTISRLKVAGHTNCIRLASGG
- the hslV gene encoding ATP-dependent protease subunit HslV, which encodes MTTIVSVRRNGQVVIAGDGQATLGNTVMKGNVKKVRRLYNDKVIAGFAGGTADAFTLFELFERKLEMHQGHLVKAAVELAKDWRTDRMLRKLEALLAVADENASLIITGNGDVVQPENDLIAIGSGGPYAQAAARALLENTDMNARDIAVKALDIAGDICIYTNHNHTIEELPSKA
- the hslU gene encoding HslU--HslV peptidase ATPase subunit is translated as MSEMTPREIVSELNKHIIGQDNAKRSVAIALRNRWRRMQLDEDLRHEVTPKNILMIGPTGVGKTEIARRLAKLANAPFIKVEATKFTEVGYVGKEVDSIIRDLTDSAIKMVRVQSIQKNRYRAEEMAEERVLDVLIPPAKNNWGQAEQPQEPSAARQAFRKKLREGQLDDKEIEIDLAAAPMGVEIMSPPGMEEMTSQLQSMFQNLGGQKQKPRKLKIKDAMKLLIEEEAAKLVNPEELKQDAIDAVEQHGIVFIDEIDKICKRGESSGPDVSREGVQRDLLPLVEGCTVSTKHGMVKTDHILFIASGAFQVAKPSDLIPELQGRLPIRVELQALTTEDFERILTEPNASVTVQYKALMATEGVNIEFTEDGIKRIAQAAWQVNETTENIGARRLHTVLERLMEDISYDASDLNGQSITIDADYVSKHLDALVADEDLSRFIL
- the menA gene encoding 1,4-dihydroxy-2-naphthoate polyprenyltransferase, whose translation is MTMTEISRTQAWLESLRPKTLPLAFAAIVVGTALAWWQGHFDPLVALLALITAGLLQILSNLANDYGDAVKGSDKPDRIGPLRGMQKGVITQEQMKRALIITVVLICLSGLALVSVASKTFSDFIGFLVLGLLAIIAAITYTVGTRPYGYIGLGDISVLVFFGWLSVMGSWYLQAHTLIPALFLPATACGLLATAVLNINNLRDIDSDRVNGKNTLAVRLGPVNARRYHACLLIGALGCLALFNLISLQSVWGWLFILAAPLLIKQARYVMREQRAEAMPPMLERTVKGALLTNLLFVIGIVLSQTLS
- the rraA gene encoding ribonuclease E activity regulator RraA; protein product: MKYDTSELCDIYQEDVNVVEPLFSNFGGRSSFGGQIITVKCFEDNGLLYDLLEQNGRGRILLVDGGGSVRRALIDADLARLATQNEWEGIVVYGSVRQVDDLEDLDIGIQAIAAIPVGAAGDGIGESDVRVNFGGVTFFSGDHLYADNTGIILSEDALDIE
- the zapB gene encoding septal ring assembly protein ZapB gives rise to the protein MSLEVFEKLESKVQQAIDTITLLQMEIEELKEKNNALAQDVQAAQHGREELERENNQLREQQSGWQDRLQALLGRMEEV
- a CDS encoding MIP/aquaporin family protein gives rise to the protein MSETSTLKGQCIAEFLGTGLLIFFGVGCVAALKVAGASFGQWEISIIWGLGVAMAIYLTAGVSGAHLNPAVTIALWLFACFDGRKVAPFILSQFAGAFCAAALVYGLYYNLFIDFEQTHHMVRGSAESLDLAGIFSTYPNPHINFVQAFAVEMVITAILMGVIMALGDDGNGIPRGPLAPLLIGLLIAVIGASMGPLTGFAMNPARDLGPKTFAFFAGWGSVAFTGAKDIPYFLVPLFGPIVGASLGAFGYRKLIGRHLPCDTCVVEEKDTASATESKASL
- the glpK gene encoding glycerol kinase GlpK; the encoded protein is MTDKKYIVALDQGTTSSRAVVMDHDANIVSVSQREFEQIYPRPGWVEHDPMEIWASQSSTLVEVLAKADISSDEIAAIGITNQRETAIVWERETGKPIYNAIVWQCRRTSEICEKLKRDGMEEYIRSATGLVVDPYFSGTKVKWILDHVEGSRERAKRGELLFGTVDTWLIWKMTQGRVHVTDYTNASRTMLFNIHDLDWDDKLLDALDIPRAMLPQVRKSSEVYGQTNIGGKGGTRIPIAGIAGDQQAALFGQLCVKEGMAKNTYGTGCFMLMNTGEKAVKSEHGLLTTIACGPRGEVNYALEGAVFMAGASIQWLRDEMKLISDAFDSEYFATKVKDTNGVYVVPAFTGLGAPYWDPYARGAIFGLTRGVNSNHIIRATLESIAYQTRDVLEAMQADSGIRLHALRVDGGAVANNFLMQFQSDILGTRVERPEVREVTALGAAYLAGLAVGFWQNLDELQEKAVIEREFRPGIETTERNYRYSGWKKAVKRALAWEEHDE